A portion of the Pseudomonas sp. GR 6-02 genome contains these proteins:
- a CDS encoding ureidoglycolate lyase: MRTLTIEPLTKEAFAPFGDVIETDGSDHFMINNGSTMRFHKLATVETATPEDKAIISIFRADAQDMPLTVRMLERHPLGSQAFIPLLGNPFLIVVAPLGDAPVSGLVRAFVTNGRQGINYHRGVWHHPVLTIEKRDDFLVVDRSGTGNNCDEHFFQEDECLILAPHQ, translated from the coding sequence ATGCGCACATTGACGATTGAACCGCTGACCAAAGAAGCCTTCGCCCCTTTCGGTGACGTGATCGAAACCGACGGCAGCGATCACTTCATGATCAACAACGGTTCGACCATGCGCTTCCACAAACTGGCGACGGTGGAAACCGCCACGCCAGAGGACAAGGCGATCATCAGCATCTTCCGCGCCGACGCGCAGGACATGCCGCTGACGGTACGCATGCTGGAGCGCCATCCGCTGGGCAGTCAGGCGTTCATTCCGCTGCTCGGCAACCCCTTTCTGATCGTGGTCGCGCCACTTGGCGATGCACCTGTATCAGGCTTGGTCCGCGCCTTCGTCACCAACGGCAGGCAGGGCATTAATTACCATCGCGGCGTCTGGCACCACCCGGTGCTGACGATCGAAAAGCGGGATGACTTCCTGGTGGTTGATCGCAGTGGCACAGGCAACAACTGCGATGAGCATTTTTTCCAAGAGGATGAGTGTTTGATCCTCGCCCCCCACCAATAA
- a CDS encoding urate hydroxylase PuuD — translation MEAHLLEWLNLSVRWVHMITGVAWIGASFYFVWLENNLNRVNPKNGLAGDLWAIHGGGIYHLEKYKLAPPTMPDNLHWFKWEAYFTWLSGIALLCVVFYSNPTLYLLAPGSTLSGPEGVAIGLGSLFISWFIYSFLCDSALGKRPALLGAILFVLIIGAAYGFSKVFSGRGAYLHVGAIIGTIMVGNVFRIIMPAQRALVAAIAENRTPDPALPAKGLLRSRHNNYFTLPVLFIMISNHFPSTYGSQYNWLILAGIAVLAVLVRHYFNTRHDSHKFAWTLPVAAVGMICLAYVTGPAPMSSAPEVAKAPGTIEYQPLPETALGGGAKPEAAKPDAPAAAPAQASNQGPTFDKVHSVIQERCAVCHSAKPTSPLFSAAPAGVMFDTPEQIRQNAARIQAQAVTSQIMPLGNITQMTQQERDLIGAWIVQGAPTH, via the coding sequence GTGGAAGCACATCTGTTGGAATGGCTGAACCTGAGCGTGCGCTGGGTTCACATGATCACTGGCGTGGCCTGGATCGGCGCGTCGTTCTATTTCGTCTGGCTGGAAAACAACCTCAATCGGGTCAACCCGAAAAACGGCCTGGCGGGCGATTTGTGGGCGATCCATGGCGGCGGTATCTACCACCTGGAAAAATACAAACTGGCTCCACCGACCATGCCGGACAACCTGCACTGGTTCAAATGGGAAGCCTATTTCACTTGGTTGTCGGGGATCGCGCTGCTGTGCGTGGTGTTCTACTCCAACCCGACGCTGTACCTGCTGGCACCGGGCAGCACCCTGAGCGGCCCTGAAGGCGTGGCCATCGGCCTCGGCTCGTTGTTCATCAGCTGGTTCATCTACTCCTTCCTCTGCGACTCGGCCCTGGGCAAACGCCCTGCCCTGCTAGGCGCAATCCTGTTCGTGCTGATCATCGGCGCCGCCTACGGCTTCAGCAAAGTGTTCAGCGGTCGTGGCGCGTACCTGCACGTCGGCGCGATCATCGGCACCATCATGGTCGGCAACGTGTTCCGCATCATCATGCCGGCCCAGCGCGCCCTGGTGGCGGCGATCGCCGAGAATCGCACGCCCGATCCGGCGCTGCCGGCCAAAGGTTTGCTGCGTTCGCGGCACAACAACTACTTCACCTTACCGGTGCTGTTCATCATGATCAGCAACCACTTCCCGAGCACCTACGGCAGCCAATACAACTGGCTGATCCTGGCCGGGATCGCGGTGCTGGCGGTGTTGGTGCGTCACTACTTCAACACCCGTCACGACAGCCACAAATTCGCCTGGACCCTGCCCGTTGCGGCGGTCGGCATGATTTGCCTGGCCTACGTGACCGGCCCGGCGCCGATGTCCAGCGCACCTGAAGTGGCCAAGGCTCCTGGGACCATCGAGTACCAGCCGCTGCCGGAAACCGCCCTCGGCGGTGGTGCCAAACCTGAAGCGGCGAAACCTGATGCGCCTGCCGCTGCACCGGCCCAGGCCTCGAATCAGGGCCCGACGTTCGACAAGGTTCACAGCGTGATTCAGGAACGTTGCGCGGTCTGTCACTCGGCCAAACCCACCAGCCCGCTGTTCAGTGCCGCACCGGCCGGCGTGATGTTCGATACGCCAGAACAGATCCGCCAAAACGCTGCCCGCATCCAGGCTCAAGCGGTCACCAGCCAGATCATGCCACTGGGCAACATCACCCAGATGACCCAGCAGGAACGTGACCTGATCGGCGCGTGGATTGTTCAGGGAGCTCCGACCCATTAA
- a CDS encoding nucleobase:cation symporter-2 family protein, which produces MSELSEARIPDAPAIQRLPLVQLILVGLQHVLLMYGGAIAVPLIIGQAAGLNREEIAFLINADLLVAGIATIVQSLGIGPMGIRMPVMMGASFAAVGSMVAMAGMPGIGLQGIFGATIAAGFFGMLIAPFMSKVVRFFPPLVTGTVITSIGLSLFPVAVNWAGGGAGAVQFGSPVYLAVAALVLATILLVHRFMRGFWVNISVLIGMCLGYAICGVIGMVDLSGMDQAPWLQIVTPLHFGMPKFELAPILSMCLVVVIIFVESTGMFLALGKITGQDVTPRMLRRGLLCDAGASFFAGFFNTFTHSSFAQNIGLVQMTGVRCRSVTIVAGGLLIVLSLLPKAAFLVASIPPAVLGGAAIAMFGMVAATGIKILQEADIGDRRNQLLVAVSIGMGLIPVVRPEFFAHLPMWMSPITHSGIAMATLSALALNLLFNILGGHERAAVNDCHAHTH; this is translated from the coding sequence ATGTCCGAGCTATCCGAAGCGCGCATCCCCGACGCACCCGCCATTCAACGTTTACCCCTTGTGCAACTGATTCTGGTCGGCCTGCAACACGTTCTGCTGATGTACGGCGGCGCCATTGCAGTGCCGCTGATCATCGGGCAGGCCGCCGGCCTGAACCGTGAAGAAATCGCCTTCCTGATCAACGCCGACCTGCTGGTGGCTGGCATTGCCACCATCGTCCAGTCGCTGGGCATCGGCCCGATGGGCATTCGCATGCCGGTGATGATGGGCGCCAGTTTCGCCGCGGTCGGCAGCATGGTGGCCATGGCCGGGATGCCCGGCATCGGCCTGCAAGGGATTTTCGGCGCGACCATTGCCGCCGGTTTCTTCGGCATGCTCATCGCGCCCTTCATGTCCAAGGTCGTGCGCTTCTTCCCGCCGCTGGTGACCGGCACCGTCATCACCTCGATCGGTTTGTCGCTGTTCCCCGTGGCCGTGAACTGGGCCGGTGGCGGTGCTGGCGCGGTTCAATTCGGTTCGCCTGTTTATCTGGCCGTTGCTGCACTGGTGTTGGCCACCATTCTGCTGGTCCATCGCTTCATGCGCGGATTCTGGGTCAACATCTCGGTGCTGATCGGCATGTGCCTGGGTTACGCGATTTGCGGCGTGATCGGCATGGTCGACCTCAGCGGCATGGACCAGGCGCCGTGGCTGCAAATCGTCACCCCGCTGCATTTCGGCATGCCGAAATTCGAGCTCGCACCGATTCTGTCCATGTGCCTGGTGGTGGTAATCATCTTCGTCGAGTCCACCGGGATGTTCCTCGCGCTGGGCAAAATCACCGGCCAGGACGTCACGCCGCGGATGCTGCGTCGCGGCTTGCTGTGCGATGCCGGTGCTTCGTTTTTCGCCGGCTTCTTCAACACCTTCACCCACTCCTCATTCGCTCAGAACATCGGCCTGGTACAAATGACCGGCGTACGTTGCCGCTCGGTGACCATCGTCGCCGGTGGCTTACTGATCGTGCTGAGCCTGCTGCCGAAAGCCGCGTTCCTGGTGGCGTCGATTCCGCCGGCAGTCTTGGGCGGTGCGGCAATCGCGATGTTCGGCATGGTCGCCGCCACCGGGATCAAGATTCTTCAGGAAGCCGACATCGGTGACCGGCGCAACCAGTTGCTGGTGGCGGTGAGCATCGGCATGGGGCTGATCCCGGTGGTGCGCCCGGAATTCTTCGCCCACCTGCCCATGTGGATGAGCCCGATCACCCACAGCGGCATCGCCATGGCCACGCTTAGCGCCCTGGCATTGAACCTGTTGTTCAACATCCTCGGCGGTCACGAACGCGCAGCCGTCAACGACTGCCACGCCCACACGCACTGA
- a CDS encoding outer membrane protein OmpK, translated as MKRTCTSLMLAGSLLAGGQAMAGDLLQWQNNSLTYLYGKDFQVNPRIQQTVTFEHADAWKYGDNFMFVDKIFYNGKDDPGVGSNTYYGEISPRLSFGKIFDQKLEFGPVKDVLLAMTYEFGEGDTESYLIGPGFDLAIPGFDYFQLNFYQRHTEGSRPGDNVWQITPVWSYTIPVGDSNILIDGFMDWVVDNDKNSKGTYHANLHFNPQIKYDLGKALNIGEKQLYVGVEYDYWSDKYGIRDSQYFKTDQSNTSLLVKFHF; from the coding sequence ATGAAACGTACGTGCACCAGCCTGATGCTCGCGGGATCCTTGCTGGCCGGGGGCCAGGCCATGGCCGGCGACTTGCTGCAATGGCAGAACAACAGCCTGACCTACCTCTATGGCAAGGACTTCCAGGTCAACCCGCGCATTCAGCAAACCGTCACTTTCGAGCACGCCGATGCATGGAAATACGGCGACAACTTCATGTTCGTCGACAAGATTTTCTACAACGGCAAGGACGACCCCGGCGTCGGTTCGAACACCTACTACGGCGAAATCAGCCCGCGCTTGTCGTTTGGCAAAATCTTCGACCAGAAACTGGAGTTCGGCCCGGTCAAGGACGTGCTGCTGGCCATGACGTACGAGTTCGGTGAAGGCGATACCGAGTCTTACCTGATCGGTCCGGGTTTCGACCTGGCGATTCCTGGTTTCGACTACTTCCAGCTGAACTTCTACCAGCGTCACACCGAAGGCAGCCGCCCTGGTGACAACGTCTGGCAGATCACCCCGGTCTGGTCCTACACCATTCCGGTGGGCGATTCGAACATCCTGATCGATGGCTTCATGGACTGGGTGGTCGACAACGACAAGAACAGCAAAGGCACCTACCACGCCAACCTGCACTTCAACCCGCAGATCAAATACGACTTGGGCAAAGCGCTGAACATTGGCGAGAAGCAGTTGTATGTGGGTGTCGAGTACGACTATTGGTCGGACAAGTACGGGATCAGGGACAGTCAGTACTTCAAGACCGATCAGAGCAACACGAGCTTGCTGGTGAAGTTCCACTTCTGA
- a CDS encoding patatin-like phospholipase family protein — MSPAEPVTGLILSGGGARAAYQVGVLAAIAELLPMGAANPFPVIVGTSAGAINAVSLASGAMDFRSAIERLTAFWQGFRSHLVLRSDWPGVIHQAARFVSHNLMGIGSPVPVALLNSSPLRRLLNHKLHMPGIAEAIAQKQLRAVAVTAFGYESGQAVTFYQGGGTIESWLRHRRVGVPTQLTVDHLLASSAIPLLFAPVKIGEEYFGDGAVRQSAPISPALHLGASRVLVVGVSGNPRGIDPQQPLQRAYTGQQPTLAQVGGHLLNSTFIDSLESDIELLQRLNQFSHLLPDGISSRALGAAPVDVLVISPSQPIDEIAARHRQELPAALRLFLRGPGATKTSGAGVLSYLLFEAGYCSELIDLGRRDALAKRDELCRFLGLVEPAVPA; from the coding sequence ATGAGTCCTGCTGAACCGGTTACAGGGTTGATTCTTTCCGGCGGTGGGGCTCGTGCGGCCTATCAAGTAGGCGTGCTGGCAGCGATTGCCGAGCTGCTGCCGATGGGGGCGGCGAATCCGTTTCCGGTGATCGTCGGCACCTCGGCCGGTGCGATCAATGCGGTCAGCCTGGCCAGTGGGGCGATGGATTTTCGGAGTGCGATCGAGCGTCTGACGGCCTTCTGGCAAGGTTTTCGCAGCCATCTGGTATTACGCAGCGATTGGCCGGGGGTGATTCATCAGGCCGCCCGTTTTGTCAGTCACAACCTGATGGGCATTGGCTCGCCGGTGCCGGTGGCCCTGCTTAACAGTTCGCCGCTGCGCCGCCTACTCAATCACAAACTGCACATGCCCGGGATCGCCGAAGCGATTGCGCAAAAGCAATTGCGGGCCGTAGCGGTTACAGCGTTCGGCTACGAGTCCGGCCAGGCCGTCACGTTTTATCAGGGCGGCGGCACCATCGAATCCTGGTTGCGCCATCGGCGAGTCGGCGTGCCGACCCAACTGACTGTCGACCATCTGCTCGCCAGTTCCGCGATTCCATTGCTGTTCGCACCGGTAAAAATCGGCGAAGAATATTTCGGCGATGGCGCGGTGCGTCAATCGGCACCGATCAGCCCGGCCCTGCACCTGGGCGCCAGTCGCGTGCTGGTGGTGGGCGTCAGCGGCAACCCGCGCGGGATCGATCCGCAACAGCCGCTGCAACGTGCCTACACCGGTCAGCAGCCGACCCTGGCGCAAGTCGGTGGGCACCTGCTCAACAGTACGTTCATTGACAGCCTGGAAAGTGACATCGAGTTGTTGCAGCGTCTGAACCAGTTCAGCCATCTGCTGCCCGATGGCATCTCGAGTCGTGCATTGGGAGCGGCGCCAGTGGATGTGTTGGTGATTTCACCGAGTCAGCCGATCGATGAAATTGCCGCGCGGCATCGCCAGGAACTGCCGGCAGCCTTGCGCCTGTTTTTACGCGGGCCGGGGGCGACCAAGACCAGCGGGGCAGGGGTGCTGAGTTATCTGCTGTTCGAGGCGGGGTATTGCAGCGAATTGATTGATCTGGGGCGGCGCGATGCGTTGGCCAAGCGCGATGAGCTGTGCCGGTTTCTGGGGTTGGTGGAGCCTGCGGTTCCGGCTTGA
- a CDS encoding lipid A biosynthesis lauroyl acyltransferase: MERPRFRTAFLSPRFWPLWCGLGLLWLIVQLPYPALLAIGRALGALMYRVAGDRRRIAKRNLELCFPEKSAAERKRLLKENFASTGIAFFEMAMSWWWSRKRLAKLAHVEGLEYLKQAQAQGKGVILMAVHFTTLEIGAALLGQQHTIDGMYREHKNPLFDFIQRRGRERHNLDSLAVERDDVRGMLKLLRAGRAIWYAPDQDYGAKQSIFVPLFGIQAATVTATSKFARLGKALVVPFTQERLADGSGYRLVIHAPLEGFPGETEEADCIRINQWVEGALRECPEQYLWAHRRFKSRPPGEPKLYAKRG, translated from the coding sequence ATGGAACGCCCGCGATTTCGAACAGCATTTCTTTCTCCGCGTTTCTGGCCGCTGTGGTGTGGCCTGGGGCTGTTGTGGCTGATTGTTCAGTTGCCGTATCCGGCGTTACTGGCGATCGGTCGCGCCCTGGGCGCATTGATGTACCGAGTGGCCGGCGACCGACGGCGCATTGCCAAGCGCAATCTTGAGCTGTGTTTCCCTGAAAAATCCGCTGCCGAGCGCAAACGCCTGCTCAAGGAAAACTTCGCGTCCACCGGCATCGCCTTCTTCGAGATGGCCATGAGCTGGTGGTGGTCGCGCAAGCGTCTGGCGAAACTGGCCCATGTCGAAGGCCTGGAGTATTTGAAACAGGCTCAGGCGCAAGGCAAGGGCGTGATTCTGATGGCTGTGCACTTCACCACGCTGGAGATCGGCGCAGCGTTGCTCGGTCAGCAACACACCATCGATGGCATGTACCGCGAACACAAGAATCCGCTGTTCGACTTCATCCAGCGCCGAGGCCGCGAGCGGCACAACCTTGACTCGCTGGCGGTGGAACGCGATGACGTGCGGGGCATGCTCAAACTGCTGCGCGCAGGGAGAGCGATCTGGTACGCACCGGATCAGGACTATGGCGCCAAGCAAAGTATCTTCGTGCCGCTGTTCGGGATTCAGGCGGCGACTGTCACCGCCACCAGCAAATTCGCACGCTTGGGCAAGGCGCTGGTGGTGCCGTTCACCCAGGAGCGCCTGGCTGACGGCAGCGGTTATCGACTGGTGATTCATGCCCCGCTCGAAGGCTTTCCCGGCGAGACGGAAGAGGCCGATTGCATTCGGATCAACCAATGGGTGGAGGGTGCGTTGCGCGAATGTCCGGAGCAATATCTCTGGGCGCATCGCCGCTTCAAGAGCCGCCCACCGGGCGAGCCGAAACTGTACGCCAAACGCGGTTGA
- the minC gene encoding septum site-determining protein MinC, with amino-acid sequence MSQTEPLDQDPVFQLKGSMLAITVLELARNDLENLDRQLAAKVAQAPNFFSNAPLVLALDKLPASEGSVDLPGLMRICRQHGLRTLAIRASRIEDIAAAIAVDLPVLPPSGARERPLDPLEGVVAKKPEKPPEPTIKPTKIITSPVRGGQQIYAQGSDLVVISSVSPGAELLADGNIHVYGAMRGRVLAGVKGDTKARIFCQQMTAELVSIAGHYKVSEDLRRDPLWGAGVQVSLSGDVLNIIRL; translated from the coding sequence ATGAGCCAAACCGAACCGCTAGACCAAGATCCCGTGTTCCAGTTGAAGGGCAGCATGCTGGCCATTACGGTGCTGGAACTGGCCCGTAACGACCTCGAGAACCTTGATCGGCAACTGGCCGCCAAGGTCGCCCAGGCGCCCAACTTCTTCAGTAACGCGCCGCTGGTACTGGCCCTGGACAAACTCCCGGCCAGCGAAGGCTCGGTCGACCTGCCGGGATTGATGCGCATCTGCCGCCAGCATGGCCTGCGCACCCTGGCGATCCGTGCCAGCCGCATTGAAGACATCGCCGCCGCCATTGCGGTGGATCTGCCAGTGCTGCCGCCGTCCGGCGCGCGGGAACGCCCGCTCGACCCGCTCGAAGGCGTCGTAGCGAAAAAACCGGAAAAACCACCGGAGCCGACCATCAAACCGACAAAAATCATCACGTCGCCAGTACGTGGTGGCCAGCAGATTTATGCCCAGGGCAGCGATCTGGTGGTGATTTCGTCGGTCAGCCCGGGGGCGGAACTTCTCGCCGACGGCAACATCCATGTATACGGCGCGATGCGCGGTCGTGTGCTGGCCGGCGTCAAAGGTGATACGAAAGCCAGGATTTTCTGTCAGCAAATGACCGCTGAACTGGTCTCCATCGCCGGTCACTACAAGGTTTCCGAGGACCTGCGCCGCGATCCATTGTGGGGCGCCGGAGTACAAGTCAGCCTGTCGGGTGACGTGTTGAACATCATTCGGCTTTAA
- the minD gene encoding septum site-determining protein MinD — protein MAKILVVTSGKGGVGKTTTSAAIGTGLALRGHKTVIVDFDVGLRNLDLIMGCERRVVYDFVNVVNGEANLQQALIKDKRLENLYVLAASQTRDKDALTQEGVEKVLMQLKEDFEFVVCDSPAGIEKGAHLAMYFADEAIVVTNPEVSSVRDSDRMLGLLASKSRRAENGEDPIKEHLLLTRYNPTRVVNGEMLGVEDVKEILAVTLLGVIPESQAVLKASNQGVPVILDDQSDAGQAYSDAVDRLLGKTVDHRFLDVEKKGFFERLFGGR, from the coding sequence TTGGCCAAGATTCTCGTGGTTACATCCGGCAAGGGTGGTGTGGGTAAGACCACCACCAGCGCCGCTATCGGTACCGGCCTCGCTCTGCGTGGTCACAAAACAGTTATCGTCGACTTCGACGTCGGCTTGCGTAACCTCGACCTGATCATGGGTTGCGAGCGCCGCGTGGTGTATGACTTCGTCAACGTGGTGAACGGCGAAGCCAACCTGCAACAGGCCCTGATCAAAGACAAGCGCCTGGAAAACCTCTACGTGCTGGCCGCCAGTCAGACCCGCGATAAAGACGCGCTGACCCAGGAAGGCGTAGAAAAAGTCCTGATGCAGTTGAAAGAAGACTTCGAATTCGTGGTCTGCGACTCCCCGGCCGGTATCGAGAAAGGTGCCCACCTGGCCATGTACTTCGCTGACGAAGCGATCGTCGTGACCAACCCGGAAGTCTCCTCCGTACGTGACTCGGACCGCATGCTGGGCCTGCTGGCCAGCAAGTCCCGTCGCGCCGAAAACGGCGAAGACCCGATCAAGGAACACCTGTTGCTGACCCGCTACAACCCTACGCGCGTCGTCAACGGCGAAATGCTCGGCGTCGAAGACGTCAAGGAAATCCTCGCGGTGACCCTGCTGGGCGTGATTCCGGAATCGCAAGCCGTCCTCAAGGCCTCCAACCAGGGCGTGCCGGTGATTCTCGACGACCAGAGCGACGCCGGCCAGGCGTACAGCGATGCTGTCGATCGTCTGTTGGGCAAGACCGTGGACCATCGTTTCCTCGATGTCGAGAAGAAGGGATTCTTCGAGCGACTTTTTGGAGGTAGGTAA
- the minE gene encoding cell division topological specificity factor MinE: MNLFDFFRANKKPSTASVAKERLQIIVAHERGQRSTPDYLPALQKELVEVIRKYVNIGSDDVHVALENQGSCSILELNITLPDR; the protein is encoded by the coding sequence ATGAACCTTTTTGACTTCTTTCGTGCCAACAAAAAGCCCAGTACCGCCTCGGTAGCGAAAGAGCGTCTACAGATCATCGTGGCGCATGAACGCGGCCAACGCAGTACGCCGGACTACTTGCCAGCCTTGCAGAAGGAACTGGTGGAAGTGATCCGCAAGTACGTCAATATCGGGTCCGATGACGTGCACGTCGCTCTGGAAAACCAGGGCAGCTGCTCGATTCTGGAACTCAATATCACCCTGCCCGATCGCTGA
- a CDS encoding RluA family pseudouridine synthase, with protein MPLSNIRIIYQDAAVLVVDKPTLLLSVPGRADDNKDCLITRLQENGYPEARIVHRLDWETSGIILLARDPDTHRELSRQFHDRETEKAYTALCWGQPELDSGSIDLPLRYDPPTKPRHVVDHEFGKHALTFWRVLERCGDWCRVELTPITGRSHQLRVHMLSIGHPLLGDGLYAHPQALAAWPRLCLHASMLSFTHPQSGERLRFECPAPF; from the coding sequence ATGCCGTTGTCCAACATCCGCATCATCTATCAGGACGCCGCCGTACTGGTGGTGGATAAACCGACCCTGTTGCTCTCCGTCCCCGGACGGGCTGATGACAACAAGGACTGCCTGATTACGCGCCTGCAAGAAAACGGCTACCCGGAAGCGCGAATTGTCCATCGGCTGGACTGGGAAACCTCCGGCATCATTCTGCTGGCCCGTGACCCGGACACTCATCGCGAACTGTCTCGGCAATTTCACGACCGCGAAACCGAAAAGGCCTACACCGCCCTGTGCTGGGGACAACCGGAACTGGACAGTGGCAGCATCGACTTGCCCCTGCGCTACGATCCGCCGACCAAGCCACGGCATGTGGTGGACCACGAATTCGGCAAGCACGCCCTGACCTTCTGGCGTGTACTGGAGCGTTGTGGCGACTGGTGCCGCGTCGAGCTGACGCCGATCACCGGCCGTTCTCACCAGTTGCGCGTGCACATGCTCTCCATCGGCCACCCGCTGCTGGGTGACGGGCTCTATGCCCATCCGCAAGCCCTGGCTGCCTGGCCACGCCTGTGCCTGCACGCGAGCATGCTGAGCTTCACTCATCCGCAAAGCGGCGAACGCCTGCGCTTCGAGTGCCCGGCACCGTTCTAA
- a CDS encoding M18 family aminopeptidase yields MREELNQGLIDFLKASPTPFHATASLVQRLEAAGFVRLDEREPWTTEANGRYYVTRNDSSIVAFKMGRHSPLHGGIRLVGAHTDSPCLRVKPQPELQRQGFWQLGVEVYGGALLAPWFDRDLSLAGRVTFRRDGKVESQLIDFKAPVAIIPNLAIHLNREANMGWAINAQTELPPILAQFAGDERVDFRAVLTDQLAREHGLNADVVLDYELSFYDTQSAAVIGLHGDFIAGARLDNLLSCYAGLQALLTTETDETCVLVCNDHEEVGSCSACGADGPMLEQTLRRLLPEGDEFVRTIQKSLLVSADNAHGVHPNYADKHDANHGPKLNAGPVIKVNSNQRYATNSETAGFFRHLCMAEEVPVQSFVVRSDMGCGSTIGPITASHLGVRTVDIGLPTFAMHSIRELCGSHDLAHLVKVLSAFYACRELP; encoded by the coding sequence ATGCGCGAAGAGTTGAACCAAGGCCTGATCGACTTCCTCAAGGCCTCCCCTACCCCGTTCCATGCCACCGCCAGCCTTGTCCAACGCCTGGAAGCGGCCGGTTTTGTGCGCCTCGACGAGCGCGAGCCATGGACCACCGAAGCCAATGGCCGTTACTACGTCACCCGTAACGACTCTTCGATCGTCGCGTTCAAAATGGGCCGTCATTCGCCCCTGCATGGCGGCATTCGCCTGGTCGGCGCGCACACCGACAGCCCGTGCCTGCGGGTCAAACCCCAGCCGGAACTGCAACGCCAGGGCTTCTGGCAATTGGGCGTCGAAGTCTATGGCGGTGCACTGCTGGCGCCGTGGTTCGACCGCGATCTGTCGTTGGCCGGCCGCGTGACCTTCCGTCGCGATGGTAAGGTCGAGAGCCAGTTGATCGACTTCAAGGCTCCCGTTGCAATCATTCCGAACCTGGCCATTCACCTCAACCGTGAAGCCAACATGGGCTGGGCGATCAATGCCCAGACCGAACTGCCGCCGATTCTCGCGCAATTCGCCGGTGACGAGCGCGTGGACTTCCGCGCCGTGCTCACCGATCAGCTGGCCCGCGAACATGGCCTGAACGCCGATGTGGTGCTCGATTACGAGCTGAGCTTCTACGACACCCAAAGCGCCGCGGTCATTGGCCTGCATGGCGATTTCATCGCGGGCGCCCGCCTGGACAACCTGTTGTCGTGCTACGCCGGCCTGCAAGCATTGCTGACGACTGAAACCGACGAAACCTGCGTGCTGGTCTGCAACGATCACGAAGAAGTCGGTTCCTGCTCGGCCTGTGGCGCTGACGGTCCGATGCTTGAGCAAACCCTGCGTCGCCTGTTGCCCGAAGGGGATGAATTCGTACGGACCATTCAGAAATCCCTGCTGGTCTCGGCCGACAACGCCCACGGCGTGCACCCGAACTACGCCGACAAGCACGACGCCAACCACGGCCCGAAACTCAATGCCGGCCCGGTAATCAAGGTCAACAGCAACCAGCGCTACGCCACCAACAGCGAAACCGCCGGGTTCTTCCGTCATTTGTGCATGGCCGAAGAAGTACCGGTGCAGAGCTTCGTGGTGCGCAGCGACATGGGCTGCGGCTCGACCATCGGCCCGATCACCGCCAGCCACCTGGGCGTGCGCACCGTGGACATCGGCCTGCCGACGTTCGCCATGCACTCGATCCGCGAGCTGTGCGGCAGCCATGACCTGGCACACCTGGTCAAAGTGCTGAGCGCGTTTTACGCCTGCCGCGAATTGCCATAA